A stretch of DNA from Desulfomonile tiedjei:
CCGGGGCGGCTGGCTGTTGCCTCCAGAACGAGAAAACGCCCCGTTCCCCCTGCGAGTTTGCAGGGGGAAGAGGCGAATCCGCTCTAAGTGGAATCTATGGACTAGACTACTACGCCCAATCCCGTGGTAGGCACCCAAGCTGTGCCGTTGTAGTACTCCCAGGAGCCCGTAGAAGCTATATGCCGCCACCCGACAACGTAGGTATGGGTGTGAATCGTGTCTCCGTTGCTATAGTTGAAAACGTCCCAACCGGCATCAGGGCCGTACCCGTGGAACCATACGTTCATCGGCTCAACATTGAACCCCGCGGTCGGGTTCCACGCGCTCCCGTCAAAATAAGACCAGGCTCCGGCAACTGTCTGCTGCCACATGGTGGCTCCCGGAGCCGTGTGATCCAGTGAGATTTGAGTCACTCCGTCGCCGATGAAAACTTCGTACCCGTTGTAGACCCCTCCGGGAACAGTGTCGAGGAACCACGTGGCATACGGACCGTTACCGTCCGCGTACGGGGCGTTGCCCAGGGCGTCGGTGCCCACCCAGGCAACCGTGTTGTAGAATTCCCAGGCGCCCGTAGAAGCTATATGCCGCCACCCGACAACGTAGGTATGGGTGTGAATCGTGTCTCCGTTGCTATAGTTGAAAACATCCCAACCGGCATCAGGGCCGAAGCCCTGGAACCATACATCGTACGGCTCTACCGAAATGTTGACCACACCAGGGGCGCTGCTTTGGGCTCCGCCTGAACCGGTATTGCCCTGATCGTTGACGGTTACCGTTACCTCGGCCAGTCCGACGTAACCCGCATTACCATTGAAGGTCATCCCGTCAAGGGCCGCATTGATGTCCGTGAGCGTCCCGGTAAAGGTCATTGTCGCGTCCGCGGTTCCGTCACCTACACCACCCGGAGAATTGAAATCCAGATTTGCAGTTCCATTCAATGTCAGGGTCCCATTAGTTGCGGTCAGAGTTACTTGAAGTAGGCCGGTTCCCGCGTCAGGGTCCCCGACTGAGATCAGGTTGCCGTTTGCCAAATTGAAGATCACAGCGCCGTTGGCATCGGTCTGCTGCACGATATTGCTCAGAGTTATGACAGGCGGGTCGTTGACTGCGCCAGCACTAACTGTAATCGCCACAGGATCGCTGTCCGTCTGTATTCCACCGCTTCCTGTGGCTCCCTGATCACTGGTCGAAACAGTCAGCGTGTCCGCTCCCACATAGTCCAGCCCGGACAGATACTGCAGACCCGTTGCATTAGCCAGAGTCGCGTTGATCTCGGCCAATGTGCCTGTCAGCACAACGCTTGCCGAGTTGTTGCCCGAAATCCCTGCGGCCCCTAAGCCGCCACCTACGGCATCACTCACCTGCAATGTGCCGTTGGTAACACTCAGCGTCACTTGCACCGCGCTCGGGTCTGCATCCACGTCAGCAATCGAGATGCCCGTGATCGGACTCAACACATTGGTATTTGCCAGAGCCGATACAGGCACCGTATTCACCGGGGCATCATTCACTGCATTCACGGTTATCGCCACCGGATCGGTGTCAGTCGTCAGCGGGCCAGGGGTGCCTGAGGCCCCCAGATCATCGGATACCACAGTTAAGGTGTCCGGACCGTTGTAGTCCAATGCTGACTGGTACTGGAGACCTGTTGCATTAAGCAGAGTCGCGTTGATCTCCGCCAATGTGCCATTCAGCACAACACTGTTAGTGCCGTTGTTTGCAACCAGCAGACCAGGAGCCACGGCTCCGTTGACATGCAATGTGCCGTTGGTAACACTCAGCGTCACCTGCACAGGGCTAGTACCCGCATCCACATCGGAAATCGAGATGCCGCTAATCGGAGTCAGCACGTCCTCATCTACCGCAACAGATACCGGAACCGTGTTCACCGGAGCGTCATTGACCGCTATTACGGGAACGTCCACGGGCGGCGCAGTCACGATGGGATTGATGTTGTCCGTCACCGTAACGTTAAAGGTCGCTGTGCCGTTGAAATCAGTAATCAGGGTTCCTTGCAGGGTCAACAGCGTAGCCTGCACGTCAGACATGGAGCCGCTGATGTCCAGCACAGTGCCGCCGCCCACCGGCGTCACCGATGCCAGGCCGAAAGGCGTGGCATTCAGCCCGCTCCATCCAGCCGAAACAGTCAGATGCACTGTCAGAGGATCACTATTTGGATCGGTCACGCTGACACACGAACCGAGACTCACCGGGCCGACATGGTCTTCATAGACCGTGTACGCAACCTGTCCGGTAGTAATCTGCGGTGCAGCAGAGGTCGGCCCGTCAAACGTGATTGTCAAGGTGTCCGTATCCGATAGACCGCTGAGGTCCGTAGTGGTTATCAAGACGGTCGCCGGACCCGAGAACCCGGCCGCAACATGGGCTTTGAGGCCGTTGAGGTTAGCGAACAACGAGTTCAGATACCCCTCGGTACCGGCGAAGACATACTGGGGAGCCAACGTCGTTCCGTTCCCCCAACTGAGCCCGGTCACGCCGGTGCCCGCTTGGATATCCACGAACAGAGTGTCGTTCAAATCACCATCGTGCACTTGGATCCCTGGAATAACATCAGGCGAGGTGCTGGCAATCAAGGGAATCGTGGGGCTGGCGTTTGCCGGAACGTTGACCGGTGTGATCGCATTCACCGGGGCATCCGCCACAGGAGTTACCGTTATAGCCACCGGATCGATATCCATCAGCGTGCCGCCACTTCCGGTAGCTCCCAGGTCACTGGTGGATACCGTCAGGGTATCCGGCCCGTTGTAGTTTAAGATAGACTGATACTGGAGACCTGCTACAGCCCCCAGAGTCGCGTTAACCTCCGCCAGTGTGCCTGTCAGCACAACGCTGCCCGTGCCGTTGTTTGCAATCTGCAAAGCTGGGGCCACGGCTCCATTAACCTGCAATGTCCCGTTAGACACGCTCAGGGTTACCTGCACCGCGTTCGGGTCCGCATCCACATCGGAAATCTGGATGCCGGCGATCGGAGTTAGCGCATCCTCAGCCACCGACACCGGTAAGGGAACCGTATTTACCGGCGCATCGTTAACTGCTGTGACGCTTATGTTGGCCGTTGCCAGGGCGCTCGTTGCACCGCCATCGTCCGTTACGGTGAACCCGAAGGATGTGAGGCCGTTCCAGTCCTGATCCGGCCGGAAGGTCAAGCCGGCGGTGAGGTCTGACCAGGGCACGTCACCGGGTGCTGTCAGCGCCACTCCATTGTCGAAAAGTGTGCCATTAAGCGGCAAATCCGCGACGTGAACTGAAACGGGATTGTTCGCGGTCGATCCGCCTACCACCTGATCTTTGGCGTCATTGAACGTCCAGCCCGACACGACAAGGGAGTTGTCCTCCGCAATGGTGAGGGCCAGGTCACTGGTTACCGGCCCATCATTCACCGCGGAGACATTGATGGTGATAAGCCCATTGGCAGGCCCGGTGCCATGCGCGTCGTGCACGTGGGTGGAGACGTTGACCGTCCCGTTCCAGTCCGCGTTCGGCGTGAATGCGAGGTTCTGCAGGGCAAGGTTAACGTCTCCCACCGCGCCGCTCATCGACCAGATGCCTGTTGCGGGATTGTACGTGCCGCCGGTGGATGAGAGAGCCCCCGCTGTTAGATTGTTGAGGGTTAGCGTGGCCGTTATGGTGTCACCTATGTCACCATCGGTAATAAAGATATCCTGGAGGTTCAAAGCCCCGGAATCCTCATTGATCGTGTGACTCTGGTTCATGGCAGCGTTGACGGTTGGAATGGCGTTGGTAGCAGCGCCTTGAACTTTCCAGAGTTCAGTCCCGATCCCGAGTCCCTGGGCTGTAAAAAACAAGGTCGTGTTTACCGGCGTGAGGTTAGCCGGATTGCTGCCCGTGGCGCCCGGGTAAATCTCCGTCTGACCGGCCGAACCGATCCTCACTGTCCCGGCGGTTGTTCCATCGGTCTGCCAAAGCTCATCGCCGGTCGTACCATCTGTGGCCTTGAAGTACGTCAATCCATCAAGATGCATAAATGTGTTGGTAGTGAAGACGCTACTGCTGGTCGGATTTATATCTTTCAACAAAGATATGGTATCAGTGGCGGTGTCATAGGTCCAAACCTCTTTCCCAATTGAAGAAGCACCCTTTGTAGAATCAGCGGAAAAGAACAAAGTTCCGTTGGAATTGTAAAGACTTAATGGCGAGGTGCCAGTAATGGTGGAACCGTCGTTGGGATCGACACACGTAATTGTGACACCCTGAATCGTTCCTGCACCATCAACGTAGAAAAGCTTACCGGTGTTGCCGGTAGCCGTGCTTGTAAAGAACAGGGATCCATTCACGTTTGTCAAGTTTTGGACGTTTGTAACCCCGCCGGGATTGTCAACAAGGCTTATTGTCGGGGTGGGATCTGTGGGAGTATACTCATAGAGACTGATGACATTATTTACGGTAGCAGCGAAATAGAGCGTGCCGTTCACCTCAGTCAAATATGAGGGGCTGCTGCCTACGTAGCTACCTGGTAGTCCATTAAGGTCTTGAACCATAACTTGATGGCCATTGGCATCTATCTTGTACAGCTCAGCGCCATTTGGTGTGAAGCCAGTCGTCCCGCCTTGAAAGTAGAGGGTCCCATTGACGTTAGTGAAATAGGGAGTTGAGGTGTTTCTAATCGTTGCTCCGCTCGGGTCGGTGACCGCGACTGTGCCGGTCGCTGTGCCGTCACTGCGCCACAGATAGTACATCCCCGCGTCGTAATTTTGGAAGTAGAGGGTGTCGTTAAACGCAGTCAAGTTGACAAGCCACTCGACGCCACTGCCACCAGTGGCGACATCTTTCACCTGGACGGGCTGGCCCGTGGCATTGTCTATCTTGAAGAGGGCGCCAGCCATGCCTGTAGAACTGTTTCCCAGGAAAAACAAGGTACCGTTAACATTAACCATAGGATTCCCGGTACCATAGGGGACAACTCCGTTGCCTGTCCCCGGACTGAGGTCTGCCACCATGCTGGTGACGCCGGTGACAGGATCTGATTTCCATAATTCAAGGCCGTGAGCCCCGTCTGACGCGGCGAAGTAAAGGGTGCCATTGACATTGGTCAACCACTGCGGGCCGCCGCCGAGATGATTGATGTCGAGTGATGTGGCAGGATTCGTGCCGTCATAGATCCAAGGCTCAATGCCCGTGTACCCGTCGTTGGCGGTGAAAATCATCTTACCGCCGCCAATATCCGTCATGGTTTTCGGATTGCTGCCCAGAGCAGCGTGGGTCGTTGGATTCTCACCTAGGTTGAGGTCCTGAGCCAACGCTATGTTCCCCGCTTCCACCTTGTAAAGCTCGGAACCTGTGGATACGCTGCTGCCGGTAAAATAGAGTTTTCCACTGATATTTGTGAGATTCGTGAAGGATGTGACCGCATCATTGCCGGTTAAATTCTGGACTTTTCCTGTGGTTGTGCCGTCACTCTGCCACAGGGTAACACCCGTCCCGTCGTTGGCAGTAAAATAGAGCGTGCTGCCTACCGCTGTCAGGCTTGCAGGGCTGCTTCCTGAGGTTCCGTTGGCATTAATATTCTGGACCAGTAATTCTGCTCCGCCGGATACCTGGTAGAGTTCCTGGCCCGATGCGGCCGTAGTCCCGGCAAAAAAGAGGGTTCCGTTTACGTTGGTGAGGTTCGCGAAGGCCGTGATGCTGAGATTATTGGGAATTTCCGTATCCGTCGTGCCGTTAATCTGGTGGACGGCCAGTCCGCCACCATCGTTCGCGACCAAGTACAGCATGCTGCCTACCGCGGTCAGGCTTGCAGGATTGCTTCCTGCTCCGGCAGCTGTGTTGATGTTTGCGGCCAACGCGATATTTCCCGTGCCATCCACCATGTAGACTTCCGCTCCGCCATAGGTCGCACTGGTCCCAACGAAATAAAGCGTGCCATTGACATTGGTCAAGCTCCCGATGCCAGACACGTTATATGGATTGTACGCGGTCCCGGTCGCATACTCGACAGTATTGGTGCCATCAGTTTTCCAGAGTGTTTGTCCGCTTCCGTCATTTGCGAGGAAATAGAGCGTATTGTTAACATCAATCAGCGAAGTCGGGGTGCTGGAACCAGTTGGGTTAAGGCCGGCAGCTCCACCAACCATATGGGTATCGCCACCTGCTATGCCATCGCTCACCCAGAGTTCTGTCCCATTTACGTAATCTTGGGCCTGGAAATATACTTTGCCTCCCGAAACCGTGAAAAATTTGGCGACACTGCCGTAAGCAGGGCCTTGAGCGGCAATATCTTTCAACAGAGTGGCCGTACCCGTTTGCATATCATATACCCAGGGCTCGCCGTACTCGTTGGTGGAATATATACCGTCATTTGTGGAAAAATAGATTTTTTGGCCCATTACCGCATAATTGGATAGATTATTGTAAAGAGTGGGGCTGCTGGTATCAGTCTCTGTAACCAGCACCGCATCCGCCAGCGGGGTGATGTCCGAGGCGAGAGCACCGGCGTTCAACACCACGTTCATGGCGACACTGGAGTTCGACGAATACTCAAGCGTCCAGTCATGCGCAGTTCCGCCGGTCGTATTAGTGCTAGCGAAAGTATCCGCTGCGGTGTAAACGGCAATGCTGTCAACCATTGCCTGGCCCGGGGCATCACCGGCAATCGAGCAGCCGTAGAACTGAATTTGAGCATCCTGGCTCAGAGTCTGCCCCAGCGCTTCGAAGGTGGCGCTGTATTGAGCAAGGCTGAAGAATTGGATCTGGTCGGTTCCAATGACCAGATTCCCTTCGGTCCCGTGACCCACGATCGCCAGATTGTCTATCGTGTGGCCCGCGACGCTCACGAGATCCTGGAGCTTGGCCGTGATGGTGGCCAGGTTGTCCTGGGCCGCGTCGTACGTGATCACCTGCGCGTTCTCGGCTGCGGCCTGAGTAACCGCATGCACGTCGGCCAGATTGTTGGCCACGAGGACCACGTTCAGGTCTTGGTTGAAAACCTGCTGGTAGCTGTCAGGGACCTGTCCCACCAGACCGGCATTGCCGTCCGCGCTGCCGCCCGCCGCTTCGGCCCCGGCAGGAGCTTGCTCCGGCCCAGGCCCCTGGTCCGGCTGACCGCTCGGATTGCCGTTGGGGTTGTCTTGAGGGGCCGGATTGACCGCAGCATCCAGGACAATTCTCTCCTCCAGTTGTTGGAGCAGAGTTAACGGCCGGTAATTCCTGTTTCGGCTCCAAAATCTCGAACGACTCATGGTTCACCTCTTGTCAATGGCTATAGATATTTCGGTCAAACCCGACCGCTTGCGATGGCCTTTTGAAAAGCGTTTAGCATTTAGAATTCCTGAAAGCTTCGGAATCGTAGGAACCACGTTTTTCCGAGTCACAGAGCGGAAATGGCCTTGACAGGTCAGTCGAGGGGGGCGCAGAATAAGAACGGGCAGCAGACCCCCTGGCTCGCGCGGTTCCATCGCGGCAAACGTCTGCAGCAAGAGTCCCGTCCCGAGGGGTTTTGCCGGCACCAAGGGAGGCGGGGCTTTTGCGTTCTAAGTTTGCTTTTACATCCTGTCTATTTCTTCACTGCCGCGCCGGTAAGCGGCGCGTGTACCTACTCCACCACATTCGGAATGCCAGGGACCCTAAACCTTTCGAAGGTCCAAATTTGTCTCTTTCCGTGCGTCCCATTGACATCGCACCTAACATCCCCCCCTCTATTGGTACTTTGGAAGGGTTACGTCGATCTATGCAACTCACGTGCCAGGATCTCTATCAGTGGGTTTGTCGCAGATCATGCTGAGATTGTGGAACTTTTTGGACTACGGTAAAGCAGGGGGCCTGAACGGAGGAATTTCGGCCAGGAGCGCTTTTCTGACACGAGATTCCAGGAAAGTACCCTATATGATGTCTTTTCAACACGTTCTCAGGCGAGCGGTTCTCTGACACGCTACAGGTTTTCTCGCGCAAATCAGTCCCGCCCCAGGAAGGTTGGTACCGGGTCAATCGACAAAAAAAGCGCGCGCGGAACTGTCTGACATTGTCGGGAATGCCATTTTGCTTGATTCGAGAGGTTTCAATGTCCCGCAGCGGCTGGTTGGCCGTGTCGCGTTTTTCGGACACGCGGAACACTAGCGCTTAACTCGGGGTTTGTTAGCACTCGCCCATCTGGAGCGGAATATATCGCTTAGTCTTGCTGCCTGCCAATACTTGACTAAGTTGTATCTATCGGACATCTGCAAATTCTCGCGTCACGGTCAAGTTTTGTCAGCATGGACCCCTCGACTCAAACTTAACGCCTCTGAGAGCTTTCAAACCTGCCTTTCATTCACCGGCGAAGCATGTGCCCCAGGAATTACCCAAGGATTGTGGTGTCTTATTCGGGTTTGCTTGGGTGCTTTACGATCGACACCTGACGTCAAACGCGGCCGCAATAAAAACCGGGCGCGCTTTGCGCTTGACTATGTTCAACACATACGTGTAACAACTTCCCGGAGGTCGAGGATAATCGCACGCAGGGTTACCGGAATTCTTCCTCCTTGGAACACTGATGCCAAACGGTAACTCTGGTAAACGATCCCTTCGACAGAGATTCGGTGTTGAAGGTATTGGTTTTCTTCCGGCCTGAATACTAAACGTGGAATTGTGCGGAAAGGAGAAACATATGGCAGACAGCACGACAGACAAGGAACAAGAAGCGAGACCGCAGCAACCAGGGGCCCCGGCCAGAGCCATGGCTAAGCAGATGGGCATTTACTACAGCAACTGCGCGATGGTGGCTACCAGCCCCAGAGACATTTCGCTTTTCTTCGGGCGGTATGTCCCCGGCAGCAACGAGAAAGGCGAGCAGGCGATGGTGGAACTTTACGAGCACCAGATTTACATGACGCTTGAGCAGGCCGAAGATCTGGTCAGAATCCTGGGGCAGACAGTTCAGGTTACGAAGGCGAGAAGAAAAGAAGCCGGCAACATCGGCTAGCCGAGGCGCACCTGCAAGCCCTTGCCCTAGGGACTAATGCATGGCGCAAGACCCAATTTCCCGAATTTTGGTGCCCTTGAAGCTCGGTGGTTTGGCCGGCAAAGACCGTAACGTTGCCATTGCGAGCCGTGAAATCCCGCATTACCAAGGAAGCACTCTCCTTGGCACGCCACGGAGAGTGCTTCGGGCCTGCGGACTCGCAATGACACGTTTGGCCATCACAGAAGGTACAGCGCCAATTGATTCCACCTGGCGACCAGTCGATGAGTAATAAATGAATACACGCTCGTTTTTTCCGCGTAAATTGTCCCGACTCCCTTCATGCCTACCTTGAGACGCGGTGGCGGGTCGCCTCGGAAAGACGCTCTCACACGATAAACGTTACCCAGACGCGGAATGGCTTCTGCACGCGGGGCAATCTCCTTGACATCAATCTCGTACCCGGTTCGAGGTTCGTTGTTCAGATTCAAAACACCATCTTGTCCCTTTTTAATCCTACTCACTTTGTCTTCCAGGACATAAATTTCCGCCCATAATTCTCCGGGAGCTGCGATTTCACAAAAAGGCTCACCGGCTTTGAATTTCTTCCCTATGAGAGTTTCCACGTGTTTCGTGGTAACTACCCCGGATGCAGGTGCTTTGATTTGCAGAAACTGCTTCTGCCATTGAAAAAACTGCAATTCGGTCTGCACGTTTTTGGCTTTTAGTTCTACCAGCCTGCTTTCAGCCAGTTTCGAGATATCCTGTCCTGAAGACCTTTTCAACAGAGTCATTTCAGCAGTAAGCAACTCGAGCTGTCGTTCAGAGGTCTTTATTTTGAAATCCAACTCCGTAGGGTCTATGGTGGCTAGAACCTGTCCTTGTTTCACCTGAGAGCCCTCGGCAACCAGGATTTTGTCGATCAATCCATCGGTCATGCAAAAGGCCACATGCCTGTCCCGAGGGACGATATCTGCTTCGCCCCCCACTGGGTAAGAAAATGGGATCATGAACAGAAGCGCAATCAGCAGAGGCGCCCCAATTGCCAGTACAAGCCAATGTCCCGCCAAAAACTTCATAACCGGTTTCTGGCGCCAGGACGAAACCTCTGTGAGCCTTGAAAGCTCGGGATTTTGAGCGAAAACCCATCTTTGGGCCAGCGCTGCCGCAAAGACCGGCGCCAACTTCGCCAGGGCAAGGACGTTGACCTGGTCGGGGGCTTTCCCATCAAGGTATTCCAGCAACAAGTGCCCCAAGGTTTGTCCATCGAAGATCAGAGGCACACACAAGATGCCCGTGCATTCGGCGAAGTGCATATATGAACGAAAAGCGTCTTTGAACTCCGGAGCGAGCACGTCGTCAGACAGCTTTTCCAAGTCAGCTGGGCTTGCCAATAGTACTGTCTTATTAAGCCCTTGTATCCGCAGTCCAAGGTTGTCCAGCTCCTGGCTGAATTTGGATTTTTTTTCCGTAATTGGCTGGTTTCCTGCTGCGACGTAGCGTGACTCTCCCCTGATGTGGGTGATCAAGAACGACCTGTCGAATTCGACAAGAGCCCGAATATCGTTGGTGAGC
This window harbors:
- a CDS encoding DUF4347 domain-containing protein, with amino-acid sequence MSRSRFWSRNRNYRPLTLLQQLEERIVLDAAVNPAPQDNPNGNPSGQPDQGPGPEQAPAGAEAAGGSADGNAGLVGQVPDSYQQVFNQDLNVVLVANNLADVHAVTQAAAENAQVITYDAAQDNLATITAKLQDLVSVAGHTIDNLAIVGHGTEGNLVIGTDQIQFFSLAQYSATFEALGQTLSQDAQIQFYGCSIAGDAPGQAMVDSIAVYTAADTFASTNTTGGTAHDWTLEYSSNSSVAMNVVLNAGALASDITPLADAVLVTETDTSSPTLYNNLSNYAVMGQKIYFSTNDGIYSTNEYGEPWVYDMQTGTATLLKDIAAQGPAYGSVAKFFTVSGGKVYFQAQDYVNGTELWVSDGIAGGDTHMVGGAAGLNPTGSSTPTSLIDVNNTLYFLANDGSGQTLWKTDGTNTVEYATGTAYNPYNVSGIGSLTNVNGTLYFVGTSATYGGAEVYMVDGTGNIALAANINTAAGAGSNPASLTAVGSMLYLVANDGGGLAVHQINGTTDTEIPNNLSITAFANLTNVNGTLFFAGTTAASGQELYQVSGGAELLVQNINANGTSGSSPASLTAVGSTLYFTANDGTGVTLWQSDGTTTGKVQNLTGNDAVTSFTNLTNISGKLYFTGSSVSTGSELYKVEAGNIALAQDLNLGENPTTHAALGSNPKTMTDIGGGKMIFTANDGYTGIEPWIYDGTNPATSLDINHLGGGPQWLTNVNGTLYFAASDGAHGLELWKSDPVTGVTSMVADLSPGTGNGVVPYGTGNPMVNVNGTLFFLGNSSTGMAGALFKIDNATGQPVQVKDVATGGSGVEWLVNLTAFNDTLYFQNYDAGMYYLWRSDGTATGTVAVTDPSGATIRNTSTPYFTNVNGTLYFQGGTTGFTPNGAELYKIDANGHQVMVQDLNGLPGSYVGSSPSYLTEVNGTLYFAATVNNVISLYEYTPTDPTPTISLVDNPGGVTNVQNLTNVNGSLFFTSTATGNTGKLFYVDGAGTIQGVTITCVDPNDGSTITGTSPLSLYNSNGTLFFSADSTKGASSIGKEVWTYDTATDTISLLKDINPTSSSVFTTNTFMHLDGLTYFKATDGTTGDELWQTDGTTAGTVRIGSAGQTEIYPGATGSNPANLTPVNTTLFFTAQGLGIGTELWKVQGAATNAIPTVNAAMNQSHTINEDSGALNLQDIFITDGDIGDTITATLTLNNLTAGALSSTGGTYNPATGIWSMSGAVGDVNLALQNLAFTPNADWNGTVNVSTHVHDAHGTGPANGLITINVSAVNDGPVTSDLALTIAEDNSLVVSGWTFNDAKDQVVGGSTANNPVSVHVADLPLNGTLFDNGVALTAPGDVPWSDLTAGLTFRPDQDWNGLTSFGFTVTDDGGATSALATANISVTAVNDAPVNTVPLPVSVAEDALTPIAGIQISDVDADPNAVQVTLSVSNGTLQVNGAVAPALQIANNGTGSVVLTGTLAEVNATLGAVAGLQYQSILNYNGPDTLTVSTSDLGATGSGGTLMDIDPVAITVTPVADAPVNAITPVNVPANASPTIPLIASTSPDVIPGIQVHDGDLNDTLFVDIQAGTGVTGLSWGNGTTLAPQYVFAGTEGYLNSLFANLNGLKAHVAAGFSGPATVLITTTDLSGLSDTDTLTITFDGPTSAAPQITTGQVAYTVYEDHVGPVSLGSCVSVTDPNSDPLTVHLTVSAGWSGLNATPFGLASVTPVGGGTVLDISGSMSDVQATLLTLQGTLITDFNGTATFNVTVTDNINPIVTAPPVDVPVIAVNDAPVNTVPVSVAVDEDVLTPISGISISDVDAGTSPVQVTLSVTNGTLHVNGAVAPGLLVANNGTNSVVLNGTLAEINATLLNATGLQYQSALDYNGPDTLTVVSDDLGASGTPGPLTTDTDPVAITVNAVNDAPVNTVPVSALANTNVLSPITGISIADVDADPSAVQVTLSVTNGTLQVSDAVGGGLGAAGISGNNSASVVLTGTLAEINATLANATGLQYLSGLDYVGADTLTVSTSDQGATGSGGIQTDSDPVAITVSAGAVNDPPVITLSNIVQQTDANGAVIFNLANGNLISVGDPDAGTGLLQVTLTATNGTLTLNGTANLDFNSPGGVGDGTADATMTFTGTLTDINAALDGMTFNGNAGYVGLAEVTVTVNDQGNTGSGGAQSSAPGVVNISVEPYDVWFQGFGPDAGWDVFNYSNGDTIHTHTYVVGWRHIASTGAWEFYNTVAWVGTDALGNAPYADGNGPYATWFLDTVPGGVYNGYEVFIGDGVTQISLDHTAPGATMWQQTVAGAWSYFDGSAWNPTAGFNVEPMNVWFHGYGPDAGWDVFNYSNGDTIHTHTYVVGWRHIASTGSWEYYNGTAWVPTTGLGVVV
- a CDS encoding DUF3467 domain-containing protein, whose translation is MADSTTDKEQEARPQQPGAPARAMAKQMGIYYSNCAMVATSPRDISLFFGRYVPGSNEKGEQAMVELYEHQIYMTLEQAEDLVRILGQTVQVTKARRKEAGNIG
- a CDS encoding HlyD family efflux transporter periplasmic adaptor subunit, whose product is MASQVPGIPGQVPVQAKDPRDPAAISRERIIVLSLEFSRRALEARSLEELYFLLTNDIRALVEFDRSFLITHIRGESRYVAAGNQPITEKKSKFSQELDNLGLRIQGLNKTVLLASPADLEKLSDDVLAPEFKDAFRSYMHFAECTGILCVPLIFDGQTLGHLLLEYLDGKAPDQVNVLALAKLAPVFAAALAQRWVFAQNPELSRLTEVSSWRQKPVMKFLAGHWLVLAIGAPLLIALLFMIPFSYPVGGEADIVPRDRHVAFCMTDGLIDKILVAEGSQVKQGQVLATIDPTELDFKIKTSERQLELLTAEMTLLKRSSGQDISKLAESRLVELKAKNVQTELQFFQWQKQFLQIKAPASGVVTTKHVETLIGKKFKAGEPFCEIAAPGELWAEIYVLEDKVSRIKKGQDGVLNLNNEPRTGYEIDVKEIAPRAEAIPRLGNVYRVRASFRGDPPPRLKVGMKGVGTIYAEKTSVYSFITHRLVARWNQLALYLL